The Sulfurospirillum deleyianum DSM 6946 nucleotide sequence TAGAGCGTCAAAATGAACTTTTTGAAGTTTTAAACGCACCCTATGCCGTGGTACTCTACGAATCACCCCATCGTATTGAAAAGTTAATCGATGAATTAGCACACTTTGCACCCCATCGTCCTATTTTTGCTATTAAAGAGGCAACAAAATTATATGAAAAACGTTTTTTAGGTACTTCCCTTGAAGTACAAGTGGCATTTCAAACAGCCAATCTAAAAGGTGAGTGGGTCGTGGTCATTACTCCAGTTCTCCATGAGGGGGGTGAAGCCATTACGAAAGAAGACCTAGTGAGTCTTGACATTCCTCCAAAACAAAAAGCAAAACTTCTCTCAAAACTCACAGGTGAAAGTGTAAAAGAGTGGTACGCAAAACTTCAAAACTAATGCGTTACATGTAACGCATCAAAATACCTCTTTTCTTCTCTGTCTCGTATTATTTTAAGCCATTTTGGATACAATATTTACCATGATAATCTATGGAAAACAACTCTTTTTACATCTGTTAAAGCACTATCCTTCAAGGATTAAGACGGTTTTTTTGCCCAAAAAATGTGATACGAAGCTTTTTTCGCATATTGCTAATGTGACACAAAAAATTTGTAACATTGATGAGCGTAAAGCTCAAGCCTTGTGTCACGGAGGAAATCATCAAGGGTTTATTGCGGAGATTGAACCTCTTGAGTTAACACCTTTTAGCGCAATTAAGCAAGGTTCCTTTTTGGTCATTTTGGATGAGGTCACTGACGTAGGAAATATTGGTGCGATTGTGCGGAGTGCGTATGCTTTTGGTGCGGATGGGCTGATTTTAAGTGGGATGAAAACATGTAACCTTGAAGCCATTTTGCGTACCAGCAGTGCGGCAGCATTTGAATTGCCTATTGCCCTCGTGCCTTCAACAAAAGATATGCTCAATGAGTTAAAGCAGATAGGATTTACACTTTATGGTGCGGATATGGATGGTGTTGATGTTCAAAAGGTGACATTCGCTCCTAAACGGGCTTTGATTATGGGAAGTGAAGGCAAAGGATTGTCTCCTAAAGTCAAAGAGCGATTAGACACCGTTGTATCCATTAAAATGGCAAGAGCATTTGACTCTTTAAACGTAAGCGCAGCAGCAGCTATATTGTGTGATAGGATCGCCAATGGATAACGATGTTAAGGTGTTGGAGAAGATTGGACTAAAAGAGGTTTCCTTAAAAACGCATATTGAGGTGAAACAATTAGAGTTTATTGTTAACGCTCAGTACGATAAGTTGAATAAAATTAATACGCTTGGTTTTGTCAAAATTCTTTCACGTGAATATACTATAGATTTTACTGAATGGCTTGAAGGATACCATGACTATTGGGCAGAGCATGAAAATGATGAGGAACCACAGAAAAATAAAATCTTTATTTGTGCGAAAAGCGATAGAAGTTATAAAAAGGTTGCGTGGTTTTTTCTTCTTTTAGTGCTCATTGCGACTCTTTTTTTCGTGGGGTCTATTTTTAAAATCAATGTAGGTATCCCAAGTATTCTCGATAAAGTGAAAACGGAACTACCTCAAACCAACAATGCCTATCAAAGTGCTCCTGTGGTGAAAGAAGCTGTCACATCTTTAGGTGTCAAAGTTGAGGAACGTGTGGTGGAGAGCAATAGTACGAACAGTAGTTTAGAAGCGGTTGTTGTGAGTATTAATGAAAATTTGACCCGTCAAATTGAGGGGAATGAGACCAATGCTTCTGAATCTTTAGCCCTCAATGAGGAAAATACCACGGTTCAAAAAAATGAGCTGAAAAATAAAATAGCAACATTCGTGCCCTTGAAAAAAGTATGGATTGGGGTGGTTAATTTAGAAAACAGTGCTCGTAAAGAGAGCTCAAATGAGCACAATCTCACGATTGACCTTACTCAAAAACAGATTATTAAAACAGGACATGGATTTTTTAAACTTTTTTATGATGGAAATGTCGAGGATTTTAGTGAGCAAGGAGCGACACGATTTTTGGTTGAAAATGGACAGCTTCATAAGATTTCCGAAGAAAAATTTATTGAATTGAATCGAGGTAAAAACTGGTGAAAAAACTTTTTATCATTTTAACCCTAGCGCTCTCTTTATTGGGTGCTTCTCCTTTGGATGAAAAGATTAAGAGTTTTGTGGGTTCTTCTAAATATGAAGCACAAAAAAATTTAATACAGGTTCTCTTTGCACAAAAAGATCAATTTTTAACTTCCAATGGCGAGATAAATAGTGTCAAAGTGATCTCTGTTTTGAAAAAAAATGGATTGCTTCAACTTCTTTATGATAGACCGATTCAACTTCGTTTAGCGTTTCGAACCCAACAAGATCCTTTTATTTTTTTAAAAATTATTAATGAGTCGTTGGAACTAATGGGATACAGTTATTTTTTAACCAACAACGCTTTAAGGGATAGTGGCGGTTTTGTATGGGAAATTTATCTTCAAACAGAGCATGTTCTTGATCCCGAAATTTTTGCGAAAACGTTAGAAGCCAAAGGGTGTTATATCACCAATATCGTGCGGAACGAAAACCATTATTGGTTTTATGATATCAACTCTGATCGTGCTTTTTTGAGTGCTAAAAAAGTGGAAAGTGGCGTGACTACACCTTTAGGAAAACCTTTAAAACCATACTGGATTGATATTAAAAATGCGAAAGAGATTGTGATTAATGCACAAAGTTCTGATAAATGGTTCCCAGATGTCGATTTTTTTGACGAAAATTTGAATCTTCTGCACGCAATTAAATCAGAAGAATCAACACGGACGTTGAAATTAGAAGTGCCTTTAGGGGCTGTGTATCTTAAAATCAGTGATGCTGTTATGCTTGATAATATTAAGCATGGGTTATCGTTACATGTAAAAGAATAAAAGGATAAAAAATGTTTGATGAGATTCGTTTTAATACCATTGAGAGATTGCCAGGGTACGTTTTTGCCCAAATTAATGAATTAAAATTAGCCGCTCGCCATGCGGGTGATGATATTATCGACTTTTCTATGGGAAATCCAGATGGAAGAACGCCTCAACATATCATTGATAAATTAGTGGAATCAGCACAAAAAGATGGAACGCATGGTTATTCAGTCAGTAAGGGTATTTTTAAATTACGTTTGGCGATTTGTAACTGGTATGCACGCAAATACGGTGTTACCCTAGACCCCAATACGGAAGCTGTTGCAACCCTAGGGAGTAAAGAGGGATTTGTACATCTAGCACAAGCGATTATCAATCCTGGTGATGTGGCGGTTGTTCCAGATCCTGCCTACCCCATTCATGCGTATGCTTTTATGATTGCAGGAGGCAATGTTCATAAGTTTGGTTTGGACTACAATGAAAAGTACGAGCTCGATAAAGAGCAGTTTTTTATTAAACTTAAAAAAGTGTTTCGTGAGTCTGCCCCTAAACCAAAATTTGTTGTTGTCAATTTCCCTCACAATCCAACGTGTGTAACTACAGACCTCTCTTTTTATGAAGAGTTGGTTGCTTATGCCAAAGAAGAACGTTTTTATATTATCAGTGATATTGCGTATGCCGATTTGTCGTTTGATGGCTATGAGACACCTTCAATTTTGCAAGTAGCAGGGGCTAAAGACGTTGCGGTCGAGTGTTACACTCTTTCAAAAAGTTACAATATGGCTGGTTGGCGTGTAGGTTTTGTCGTAGGCAATAAAAAACTGGTAGGTGCGCTTCAGAAAATCAAGTCATGGTTTGATTATGGTATGTTTACACCTATTCAGGTAGCTTCCACAGTAGCACTAGATGGTCCTCAGGAGTGCGTGGATGAGATTCGTGAAAAATACCGTAAACGTAGAGATGTTTTAGTGGAGAGTTTTAATAATGCGGGTTGGGAGATGGAAAAACCTCAATCAACCATGTTTATCTGGGCAAAAATTCCTAAAGTTGCAGCTCATTTAGGAAGTATGGAGTTTGCAAAACAGCTTTTAAAAGAGGCGAAAATTGCAGTGAGCCCTGGGATCGGTTTTGGTGAGGCGGGAGATGGTTA carries:
- the rlmB gene encoding 23S rRNA (guanosine(2251)-2'-O)-methyltransferase RlmB, whose protein sequence is MIIYGKQLFLHLLKHYPSRIKTVFLPKKCDTKLFSHIANVTQKICNIDERKAQALCHGGNHQGFIAEIEPLELTPFSAIKQGSFLVILDEVTDVGNIGAIVRSAYAFGADGLILSGMKTCNLEAILRTSSAAAFELPIALVPSTKDMLNELKQIGFTLYGADMDGVDVQKVTFAPKRALIMGSEGKGLSPKVKERLDTVVSIKMARAFDSLNVSAAAAILCDRIANG
- a CDS encoding LL-diaminopimelate aminotransferase, producing MFDEIRFNTIERLPGYVFAQINELKLAARHAGDDIIDFSMGNPDGRTPQHIIDKLVESAQKDGTHGYSVSKGIFKLRLAICNWYARKYGVTLDPNTEAVATLGSKEGFVHLAQAIINPGDVAVVPDPAYPIHAYAFMIAGGNVHKFGLDYNEKYELDKEQFFIKLKKVFRESAPKPKFVVVNFPHNPTCVTTDLSFYEELVAYAKEERFYIISDIAYADLSFDGYETPSILQVAGAKDVAVECYTLSKSYNMAGWRVGFVVGNKKLVGALQKIKSWFDYGMFTPIQVASTVALDGPQECVDEIREKYRKRRDVLVESFNNAGWEMEKPQSTMFIWAKIPKVAAHLGSMEFAKQLLKEAKIAVSPGIGFGEAGDGYVRIALIENENRIRQAARNVKKYLKSLEG